From one Catellatospora sp. IY07-71 genomic stretch:
- a CDS encoding family 43 glycosylhydrolase: MRFRSMLALSALMAGFVVVSTGAPAYAATLPTGARSLETVNYAGRYVRHLDSLGRIDPVTSASTAQVKQDATFTVVNGLASPSCHSFQTKGGLFLRHRDYRLRIDANTGDAVFRADATFCAVDGSTAGSVSLTSYNYPSRRIRHRDFALWLDAYQDTAAFRADSSFRITAPWAPKTTAGPVIPGLFADPHVAYFGGRYYLYPTTDGYAGWSGTYYKAFSSADLVNWTDHGVILDHGPDVSWADDSAWAPAVAAKNGRYYLYFSGGAASGNTAKQLGVAVADSPAGPFRDALGRPLVTSAQFSGGQAIDPMVFTDDDGRSYLYWGQGVARVVPLNTDMISYDAAQVRTITPSGYNEAPFVFKRNGTYYLMWSENDTRSEDYRVAYATGTSPLGPWTKRGVILSKRLEAGIRGPGHHSVVQLPGTDTWHIAYHRFAVPAGNGTNRETAVDRMEFNADGTIRPVVPTL, from the coding sequence ATGCGATTTCGCTCCATGCTGGCACTTTCCGCCCTGATGGCGGGCTTCGTGGTGGTGTCGACGGGAGCGCCGGCCTACGCGGCGACGCTCCCTACCGGCGCCCGGTCGCTGGAGACCGTCAACTACGCCGGGCGCTACGTGCGGCACCTGGATTCCCTCGGCCGGATCGACCCGGTCACCTCGGCCAGCACCGCGCAGGTCAAACAGGACGCCACGTTCACCGTGGTCAACGGGCTCGCCTCGCCGTCCTGCCACTCGTTCCAGACCAAGGGCGGGCTGTTCCTGCGGCACCGCGACTACCGGCTGCGGATCGACGCGAACACCGGTGACGCGGTGTTCCGGGCCGACGCGACGTTCTGCGCCGTGGACGGGTCCACCGCCGGCTCGGTGTCGCTGACCTCGTACAACTACCCGTCCCGGCGCATCCGGCATCGCGACTTCGCGCTGTGGCTGGACGCCTACCAGGACACCGCGGCGTTCCGGGCGGACAGCTCGTTCCGGATCACCGCGCCGTGGGCGCCGAAGACGACCGCCGGGCCGGTGATCCCGGGCCTGTTCGCCGACCCGCATGTCGCGTACTTCGGCGGCCGCTACTACCTCTACCCGACCACCGACGGGTACGCGGGCTGGAGCGGCACCTACTACAAGGCGTTCTCCTCGGCCGACCTGGTGAACTGGACCGACCACGGCGTCATCCTCGACCACGGGCCGGACGTCTCCTGGGCCGACGACTCGGCCTGGGCCCCGGCCGTCGCGGCCAAGAACGGCCGCTACTACCTCTACTTCAGCGGCGGCGCGGCCAGTGGCAACACCGCCAAGCAGCTCGGCGTGGCCGTGGCCGACAGCCCGGCCGGGCCGTTCCGCGACGCGCTCGGGCGGCCGCTGGTCACCAGCGCGCAGTTCAGCGGCGGGCAGGCGATCGACCCGATGGTCTTCACCGACGACGACGGCCGCTCCTACCTCTACTGGGGGCAGGGCGTGGCGCGGGTGGTGCCGCTCAACACCGACATGATCTCGTACGACGCCGCGCAGGTGCGCACCATCACCCCGTCCGGGTACAACGAGGCGCCGTTCGTGTTCAAGCGCAACGGCACCTACTACCTGATGTGGTCGGAGAACGACACCCGCAGCGAGGACTACCGCGTCGCGTACGCCACCGGCACCTCGCCCCTCGGACCGTGGACCAAGCGCGGCGTCATCCTGAGCAAGCGCCTGGAGGCCGGCATCCGCGGCCCCGGCCACCACTCGGTCGTGCAGCTGCCCGGCACCGACACCTGGCACATCGCGTACCACCGCTTCGCCGTGCCCGCCGGCAACGGCACCAACCGCGAGACCGCCGTCGACCGCATGGAGTTCAACGCCGACGGCACGATCCGCCCGGTCGTGCCGACCCTCTGA
- a CDS encoding M1 family metallopeptidase: MRNARKMWAALVAPALLLTGCSLLQPEASDQGLAGVGDPYFPTYGNSGYDVAHYGLKVRFDPSSGRLDGTNTVRATATQPLDRFHLDLYGLTVATVTVDGQPAEATREGDELIITPQAPIAKGAVFTTDIAYGGRPADTPDKDAENNGFFTSRRGAVAVGEPQSAAAWFPVNDHPSDKALYDIELTVPAGYSGISNGLLRGRSEQADGWNTWQWQVTSPMASYLALMAVGRYRVVQGQHKGKPMITAIAAKVPVGEADENLARTPEVADFLETIAGPYPFDAYGGIVVADRRVEDEMESQTRPVYTAATWEDGPDTGILAHELAHQWFGDSVSLATWQDIWLNEGFATYAEWLWLEHEGGPTLQQQYDRRYADRKSDLWEVPPGDPGREEIFSDSVYERGGMTLIALRKLVGDEAFGKILRSWTQQHRDGNANTADFIALAEQTSGQQLAAFFDKWLYAKGRPS; this comes from the coding sequence ATGCGAAATGCCCGTAAGATGTGGGCGGCCCTCGTCGCGCCCGCGCTGCTGCTGACCGGCTGCTCCCTGCTCCAGCCGGAGGCGTCCGACCAGGGCCTGGCCGGCGTCGGCGACCCCTACTTCCCGACCTACGGCAACAGCGGCTACGACGTCGCCCACTACGGGCTCAAGGTCAGGTTCGATCCGTCCAGCGGCCGCCTCGACGGGACCAACACCGTACGGGCGACGGCGACCCAGCCGCTCGACCGCTTCCACCTCGACCTCTACGGCCTGACCGTCGCCACGGTCACCGTCGACGGCCAGCCGGCCGAGGCGACCCGGGAGGGCGACGAGCTGATCATCACGCCGCAGGCGCCGATAGCGAAGGGGGCCGTGTTCACCACCGACATCGCGTACGGCGGCCGCCCCGCCGACACCCCCGACAAGGACGCGGAGAACAACGGGTTCTTCACCAGCCGCCGGGGCGCGGTCGCGGTGGGCGAGCCGCAGTCGGCGGCGGCCTGGTTCCCGGTCAACGACCACCCGAGCGACAAGGCGCTCTACGACATCGAGCTGACCGTGCCGGCCGGCTACAGCGGCATCAGCAACGGGCTGCTGCGCGGGCGCAGCGAGCAGGCCGACGGCTGGAACACCTGGCAGTGGCAGGTCACCTCGCCGATGGCGTCCTACCTGGCGCTGATGGCCGTGGGCAGATACCGGGTGGTCCAGGGCCAGCACAAGGGCAAGCCGATGATCACAGCGATCGCCGCCAAGGTCCCGGTGGGCGAGGCGGACGAGAACCTGGCGCGCACCCCGGAGGTCGCCGACTTCCTGGAGACGATCGCGGGGCCGTACCCGTTCGACGCGTACGGCGGCATCGTGGTGGCCGACCGCCGGGTCGAGGACGAGATGGAGAGCCAGACCAGGCCCGTGTATACGGCCGCGACCTGGGAGGACGGCCCGGACACCGGGATCCTGGCGCACGAGCTGGCGCACCAGTGGTTCGGCGACAGCGTCTCGCTCGCCACCTGGCAGGACATCTGGCTCAACGAGGGCTTCGCGACCTACGCCGAGTGGCTGTGGCTGGAGCACGAAGGGGGGCCGACCCTGCAGCAGCAGTACGACCGGCGCTACGCCGACCGTAAGTCGGACCTGTGGGAGGTGCCGCCGGGCGACCCGGGCCGGGAGGAGATCTTCTCCGACAGCGTCTACGAGCGCGGCGGCATGACCCTGATCGCGCTGCGCAAACTCGTCGGCGACGAGGCCTTCGGCAAGATCCTGCGCAGCTGGACACAGCAGCACCGCGACGGCAACGCCAACACCGCCGACTTCATCGCGCTGGCCGAGCAGACCTCGGGGCAGCAGCTCGCCGCGTTCTTCGACAAGTGGCTCTACGCAAAGGGCCGCCCGTCCTGA